In the genome of Delphinus delphis chromosome 15, mDelDel1.2, whole genome shotgun sequence, one region contains:
- the MAFB gene encoding transcription factor MafB, with protein sequence MAAELSMGPELPTSPLAMEYVNDFDLLKFDVKKEPLGRADRPGRPCTRLQPAGSVSSTPLSTPCSSVPSSPSFSPTEQKTHLEDLYWMASNYQQMNPEALNLTPEDAVEALIGSHPVPQPLQSFDGFRGAHHHHHHHHPHPHHAYPGAGVAHDELGPHAHPHHHHHHQASPPPSSAASPAQQLPTSHSGPGPHAAAAATAAGGSSSVEDRFSDDQLVSMSVRELNRHLRGFTKDEVIRLKQKRRTLKNRGYAQSCRYKRVQQKHHLENEKTQLIQQVEQLKQEVSRLARERDAYKVKCEKLANSGFREAGSTSDSPSSPEFFL encoded by the coding sequence ATGGCCGCGGAGCTGAGCATGGGGCCCGAGTTGCCCACCAGCCCGCTGGCTATGGAGTACGTCAACGACTTCGACCTGCTCAAGTTCGACGTAAAGAAGGAGCCGCTGGGGCGCGCGGACCGCCCGGGACGGCCCTGCACGCGCCTGCAGCCAGCCGGCTCGGTGTCGTCCACACCGCTCAGCACGCCGTGCAGCTCGGTGCCCTCGTCGCCCAGCTTCAGCCCAACCGAACAGAAGACCCACCTCGAGGACCTGTACTGGATGGCGAGCAACTACCAGCAGATGAACCCCGAGGCGCTCAACCTGACGCCCGAGGACGCAGTGGAGGCGCTCATAGGCTCGCACCCAGTGCCACAGCCGTTGCAGAGCTTCGACGGCTTCCGCGGTGcgcaccaccaccatcaccaccaccacccacacccgCACCACGCGTACCCGGGCGCCGGCGTGGCGCACGACGAGCTGGGCCCACACGCGCACCcgcaccatcaccatcatcaccaagcGTCGCCGCCGCCGTCCAGCGCGGCCAGCCCCGCGCAGCAGCTGCCCACCAGCCACTCCGGGCCTGGGCCGCACGCGGCGGCCGCGGCGACGGCTGCTGGTGGTAGCAGCAGCGTGGAGGACCGCTTCTCCGACGACCAGCTCGTGTCCATGTCCGTGCGCGAGCTGAACCGCCACCTGCGGGGCTTCACCAAGGACGAGGTGATCCGCCTGAAGCAGAAGCGGCGGACCCTGAAGAACCGGGGCTACGCCCAGTCGTGCAGGTATAAACGCGTCCAGCAGAAACACCACCTGGAGAATGAGAAGACGCAGCTCATTCAGCAGGTGGAGCAGCTTAAGCAGGAGGTGTCCCGGCTGGCCCGCGAAAGAGACGCCTACAAGGTCAAGTGCGAGAAACTCGCCAACTCCGGCTTCAGGGAGGCGGGCTCCACCAGCGACAGCCCCTCCTCTCCCGAGTTCTTTCTGTGA